In a genomic window of Myxococcales bacterium:
- a CDS encoding phage tail protein has product MAKFSVNTHRFDPYKNFKFRVKWDGRYVAGVTKCSALKRTVEVVKHREGNDPSTARHMPAAISFESITLERGLTHDEEFEKWANLVYDVGGAGAISLSKFRKDIIIELLNEDSQVVKSYKVYRCWVSEYQAMPELDANANAVAIEMMKLENEGWERDTSVGEPTER; this is encoded by the coding sequence ATGGCCAAGTTCAGCGTCAACACCCACCGCTTCGATCCCTACAAGAACTTCAAGTTCCGCGTGAAGTGGGACGGCCGCTACGTCGCGGGCGTCACCAAGTGCAGCGCGCTCAAGCGGACCGTCGAGGTGGTCAAGCACCGCGAGGGCAACGACCCGTCGACCGCGCGCCACATGCCGGCGGCGATCTCGTTCGAGTCGATCACGCTCGAGCGTGGCCTCACCCACGACGAGGAGTTCGAGAAGTGGGCCAACCTGGTCTACGACGTCGGCGGGGCCGGCGCGATCTCGCTGTCGAAGTTCCGCAAGGACATCATCATCGAGCTGCTCAACGAGGACAGCCAGGTGGTGAAGTCGTACAAGGTCTACCGCTGCTGGGTGTCGGAGTACCAGGCGATGCCCGAGCTCGACGCCAACGCCAACGCGGTGGCGATCGAGATGATGAAGCTCGAGAACGAGGGCTGGGAGCGCGACACCAGCGTCGGGGAGCCGACGGAGCGGTAG
- a CDS encoding phage tail sheath family protein, with protein sequence MAPLEAATHTALATGWNARSVTARQFRIAIGSKKPVTVTVRDTLPVAPASWAAARTNLADAIRDDIQAALTAEGITGLPNPAVAVVALAGPTAVGAPPAETTLIQITAAVNGSNPANDVRVTSSATGDLASTLGLGPSSGGLEVGAFAARRPRPTGVAFTPSTANLVAVGSLLKSDLGNIQLDEITGAGTVARTVTFNPPLGGATRLWQESATSNLGVAAAWKTIADQVNAFAAANPTTFFWSAAAWGNRLVFTSTGADDNAGVGPTGTGLGWNIGLAGPLVAIGTAMTGRFATNVRYLSLGTSGNTALGSQANGVNGNDGGAPVATDYTAAYNVVRSDVDLWNLLVLPPDTDTAAAVPLEQLWPEASAFCTEERAFLIMDPPTSWTDPQTASSGVNALRTGLTKDHSAVYFPRLKIVESGREHVIGPAGAVAGLYARIDANRGVWKAPAGSEADLRGITGVDLLMSDLQNGAVNPVGVNAIRSFPEGVISWGARTMDGADAFASEYKYVPIRRLALFIEESLYRGLKWVVFEPNDEPLWAQVRLNVGAFMHDLFRKGAFAGVKPNDAYFVKCDRETTTFNDQNLGIVNIWVGFAPLKPAEFVVLYLQQIAQQLAT encoded by the coding sequence ATGGCTCCGCTCGAGGCCGCGACCCACACCGCGCTGGCGACCGGCTGGAACGCCCGCTCGGTCACCGCCCGGCAGTTCCGCATCGCGATCGGCAGCAAGAAGCCGGTCACGGTCACGGTGCGCGACACGCTGCCGGTCGCGCCCGCGAGCTGGGCGGCGGCGCGCACCAACCTGGCCGACGCGATCCGCGACGACATCCAGGCGGCGCTCACGGCCGAGGGCATCACCGGCCTGCCGAACCCGGCGGTCGCGGTGGTCGCGCTCGCCGGCCCCACCGCGGTCGGGGCCCCGCCGGCCGAGACCACGCTGATCCAGATCACGGCGGCGGTGAACGGGTCGAACCCGGCCAACGACGTGCGGGTCACCTCGAGCGCCACGGGCGATCTGGCCAGCACGCTCGGGCTCGGGCCATCGAGCGGCGGCCTCGAGGTCGGCGCGTTCGCGGCGCGGCGACCGCGGCCGACCGGCGTCGCGTTCACGCCGAGCACCGCGAACCTGGTCGCGGTCGGGTCGCTGCTCAAGAGCGACCTCGGCAACATCCAGCTCGACGAGATCACCGGCGCCGGCACCGTGGCGCGGACCGTCACGTTCAACCCGCCGCTGGGCGGCGCGACCCGGCTGTGGCAGGAGTCGGCGACCAGCAACCTCGGCGTCGCCGCGGCCTGGAAGACGATCGCCGACCAGGTCAACGCGTTCGCCGCGGCCAACCCGACGACGTTCTTCTGGTCGGCGGCGGCGTGGGGCAACCGCCTGGTGTTCACCAGCACCGGCGCCGACGACAACGCCGGCGTCGGGCCGACCGGCACCGGCCTGGGCTGGAACATCGGCCTGGCCGGCCCGCTGGTGGCGATCGGCACGGCGATGACCGGTCGGTTCGCGACCAACGTCCGCTACCTGAGCCTGGGCACCAGCGGCAACACCGCGCTGGGCTCCCAGGCCAACGGCGTCAACGGCAACGACGGCGGCGCGCCCGTGGCCACCGACTACACCGCCGCCTACAACGTCGTGCGGTCCGACGTCGACCTGTGGAACCTGCTGGTGCTGCCGCCCGACACCGACACCGCCGCGGCGGTGCCGCTCGAGCAGCTCTGGCCCGAGGCCAGCGCGTTCTGCACCGAGGAGCGCGCGTTCCTGATCATGGATCCGCCGACGTCGTGGACCGACCCGCAGACCGCGTCGAGCGGGGTCAACGCGCTGCGCACCGGCCTGACCAAGGACCACAGCGCCGTCTACTTCCCGCGGCTCAAGATCGTCGAGAGCGGCCGCGAACACGTGATCGGGCCCGCCGGCGCGGTCGCCGGCCTGTACGCGCGCATCGACGCGAACCGCGGCGTCTGGAAGGCGCCGGCCGGGAGCGAGGCGGATCTGCGCGGCATCACCGGCGTCGACCTGCTGATGTCGGACCTGCAGAACGGCGCGGTCAATCCGGTCGGCGTCAACGCGATCCGGTCGTTCCCCGAGGGCGTGATCTCGTGGGGCGCGCGCACGATGGACGGCGCCGACGCCTTCGCGAGCGAGTACAAGTACGTCCCGATCCGGCGCCTGGCGCTGTTCATCGAGGAGAGCCTGTACCGCGGCCTCAAGTGGGTCGTGTTCGAGCCCAACGACGAGCCCCTGTGGGCCCAGGTCCGCCTGAACGTCGGCGCCTTCATGCACGACCTCTTCCGCAAGGGCGCGTTCGCGGGGGTCAAGCCCAACGACGCGTACTTCGTGAAGTGCGATCGCGAGACGACGACGTTCAACGACCAGAACCTCGGGATCGTCAACATCTGGGTCGGGTTCGCCCCGCTCAAGCCGGCCGAGTTCGTCGTGCTGTACCTGCAGCAGATCGCCCAGCAGCTGGCCACCTGA
- a CDS encoding DUF4157 domain-containing protein, whose protein sequence is MHSHAGKRATSRGGRAAGRGVRGAPSPSPSPRVARTVPTRDAWLEAEADRAVRAARGGPRGDGVVPTFHGTTPAAAPVGGGDALPSALSARLESAYHADLGAVRLHTDAGAARLAHHAGARAFAAGRHVVVGAGEPTAPDYDDLLAHEIAHVLQQVGRRAGDGRLRVADVSGAGAIQCAPLTLPETTTIPTIAEIGARHVAADTPVEPGVQAFVGDIEQAIAARGEATVLGELEREATGAATPLARPAVTTLNWRHKSYVIDLLKRAGSHAAAFALFAGQPRRTTFLSNAFYQHIATTSPATLAPVTRWTSAGAAPGAPPATPLHLFSTMGLAAFAFTAAEYLLGVTRPIQAVGGGTAPLVAALAAIAAPSAVLTIPGEAGPEVADERQYAVIEAVKRLHEFQSGKLAELAHAVTTPGTDPRTLTPTQRRDVAKRLGEWATAAAADASQLPTSMPDEVRALVTVLLPAYGTIARHAQVTLDSVLGPADRPAAEQLAVRRRALHAGASETEFTTFRTTYTPRFVALLALDSDGNIPSQRVFSAAHRTLRDGLMRELQLHFEVRGFTLWRGAVERAARGARARGSNGAAHLAMAARLTELHELLGRYDAAADQTREDELTPYLGPVDPAGPMPQAGVPDHRVRHRLAVARWLAATADALGWRDLARLGRVVSESRQVLPDGTSQAHSYVALFGSWRASDDQRINRLTDDFAPDAMFTSNRPLTARHLRDFFQLLYYQDLAARVRRILGSDRAAGAVGETAILSRALVESRSQFVGPRRYEHEGDVATALRPGDEGRYGALVIAHPLTRQFIADGAKRTVRPFDLTPNRPAATPYFWLVPSIELLVGRLRVPVLDDVVLALLTAERAAQPGAAEPEAPPAAELTSATVRDLDWSAWLLALSRAITSGRALTPAAQAAIDGLGPGLASDRDVQFQAFERAARAATSYDRVGRVGHVILPLIAQYDRYDELSQVSLDVSGAPPRTGLIWEIPELVVDEIDRFMGVVSPAAEQTAQVSAMLLELAEQLSRLLGVAPGDPLTSVPSIRFRIVAALFPVVDQVVRFVRGRDSSDAGRLRRTQLAAVLPRGEPWIEPRVARLEAIQAALTQMLVTGQDRFGFRGVKVNATAASRENFFESVGPGARVMLGTAFTIDGVRYRVRELEHNLEYHEAYGVGAARLNSRLIVDGRALSWADRASDRTPLFAIELGTASNVRTITANQADDALLDTISRATQMFGLVESMRELGEALETFSMLMIDAAEFIPGAGQAVMVARLAMFVTQFIASGEMDQLIALVRNDPRTILEGVQTALAGLVRPEVLLEFFLFGVNHFDALGRSTGADPSSRPLMRQTGGRGRLGRVVRRLWNFGRNVLAMFGRVQARVRQRAERTQMYLLGKPYVPRVLRFAADHLPHMALMGARLADFVDNASNAEATIRTAMADVPGTLSHFLDELETVRLPYNLIDPADILHIVVDLVVRRLGGKYRIAIGLMLTLLDRVGLRHEIEVAIANKLVGAWDPNEFYRGIFGAPDGEGRVNDGPLVTPLKSVRDDIVGGVLGAIGSIPFLPADLQAAFSAEATGMAARPFSIQFDREGFEGESDEVEGYDAHPPDLTVPIAAAPGFGTGAPLPPASRRAAEARFGHDFAHVRVHDDADGARLTRRFGAQALTSGSHVFVRPGLALGGGHGRDVLNHELTHVLQQTGPRVLGGGHDPRAIAGTPGRGLRIDPAREVAADRISTSLRDHVATRPVDVGAPGAHGLQPTFGEAWIQRVTDLMTSSAVAAHAASPAAGSTASHLPSELRGQVSNVATDLRARFNAAPNASDGVTYASPWHHATPAAQLKAYVLDSTRWALISDAVEALARNASRPRSAPASGAPATATTTAPLELDVADFEAQLSRHILDVTGILVHIDFPRPHQAPPAPLRMGVVRVITIHLPIISSNSTLFRQAFDPVFTALSGRIAGVSRERVMRWTQSYLEGVRGLEASNWTTASTAPHYRLTDSVLSAIEALIRANAGGASPLTAASLPPAAEYADTSARGTIQGGQVGLRVGVFGDSTQRGPERESHHVTQFVLLEFFANLHSSVRAFPHASQPALYGGTGTADALATTGSGTPPHVTAFGDVGMPTTVAGTSASQRGPGMPAVLLAAETHRNARLHIHNAPDEFFGAPVAATGSADILRAWYHQELRARLPGHAGSGGDFVAAEASGPAAMQAYVTSTPPTVPDPRARVATAIGASMKATYARLRDFMQPRLRIGLYTVERQYYQTVAAQAGHASSSAHHLTPLQVSRVFSAAVARNRTVFEADNHWQ, encoded by the coding sequence ATGCACTCGCACGCCGGCAAGCGCGCGACGTCGCGCGGTGGACGCGCCGCTGGCCGAGGTGTGCGCGGGGCACCGTCGCCGTCGCCGTCGCCGCGCGTCGCGCGCACGGTGCCTACGCGCGACGCCTGGCTCGAGGCCGAGGCTGATCGGGCGGTCCGCGCGGCGCGCGGGGGCCCGCGCGGCGACGGCGTGGTGCCGACCTTCCACGGGACCACCCCGGCGGCGGCGCCCGTCGGTGGTGGCGACGCCCTGCCCAGCGCGCTGAGCGCGCGCCTCGAGTCGGCGTATCACGCCGACCTCGGCGCCGTGCGGCTCCACACCGATGCGGGTGCCGCGCGCTTGGCCCACCACGCCGGGGCGCGCGCGTTCGCGGCGGGGCGCCACGTCGTGGTGGGTGCCGGCGAGCCGACCGCCCCGGACTACGATGACCTGCTCGCGCACGAGATCGCGCACGTGCTCCAGCAGGTCGGGCGCCGAGCCGGCGACGGCCGCCTGCGCGTCGCCGATGTCAGCGGCGCTGGGGCGATCCAGTGCGCGCCGTTGACGCTGCCCGAGACGACGACGATTCCGACGATCGCCGAGATCGGCGCGCGCCACGTCGCCGCCGATACGCCGGTCGAGCCAGGCGTGCAGGCGTTCGTCGGCGACATCGAACAAGCGATCGCCGCGCGCGGGGAGGCCACGGTGCTCGGGGAGCTCGAGCGCGAAGCCACGGGCGCCGCGACTCCGCTGGCGCGGCCGGCGGTGACGACGCTGAACTGGCGCCACAAGTCGTACGTGATCGACCTGCTGAAGCGCGCCGGCAGCCACGCCGCGGCGTTCGCGCTGTTCGCGGGCCAGCCGCGTCGGACGACCTTCCTCTCGAACGCGTTCTACCAGCACATCGCGACCACCAGCCCAGCCACGCTCGCGCCCGTGACGCGGTGGACCTCGGCCGGCGCGGCGCCGGGCGCCCCGCCTGCGACGCCGCTGCACCTGTTCAGCACGATGGGCTTGGCCGCGTTCGCGTTCACGGCGGCGGAGTACTTGCTGGGGGTCACTCGCCCGATCCAGGCGGTCGGCGGTGGCACGGCTCCGCTCGTCGCCGCGCTGGCCGCGATCGCGGCGCCATCCGCCGTGCTGACCATCCCCGGAGAGGCTGGCCCGGAGGTCGCCGACGAGCGCCAGTACGCGGTGATCGAGGCGGTCAAGCGCCTGCACGAGTTCCAGAGCGGCAAGCTGGCCGAGCTCGCTCATGCCGTCACCACGCCGGGGACCGATCCTCGCACCCTGACCCCGACGCAGCGCCGCGACGTGGCGAAGCGCCTCGGCGAATGGGCCACCGCGGCGGCCGCGGACGCCTCGCAGCTGCCGACGTCGATGCCCGACGAAGTCCGCGCGCTGGTGACGGTGTTGCTCCCGGCGTACGGGACCATCGCCCGCCACGCCCAGGTGACGCTCGACAGCGTCCTCGGGCCCGCCGACCGGCCGGCGGCCGAGCAGCTCGCCGTGCGGCGTCGAGCGCTGCACGCGGGCGCCAGCGAGACCGAGTTCACCACGTTCCGCACCACCTACACCCCTCGGTTCGTCGCGCTGCTCGCGCTCGACAGCGATGGCAACATCCCCTCGCAGCGCGTGTTCTCGGCCGCGCATCGCACGCTGCGCGATGGCCTCATGCGCGAGCTCCAGCTCCACTTCGAGGTGCGCGGCTTCACGCTGTGGCGCGGCGCCGTCGAGCGAGCGGCCCGGGGCGCGCGGGCCCGGGGATCCAACGGCGCGGCCCACCTGGCCATGGCCGCCCGCCTCACCGAGCTGCACGAGCTGCTCGGACGGTACGATGCGGCCGCCGATCAGACGCGCGAGGATGAGCTCACGCCGTACCTGGGCCCCGTCGACCCTGCCGGTCCGATGCCCCAGGCCGGCGTCCCCGACCACCGGGTGCGTCACCGCCTGGCGGTCGCCCGCTGGCTCGCCGCGACGGCGGACGCGCTGGGGTGGCGCGACCTGGCGCGCCTCGGACGGGTGGTGAGCGAGTCGCGCCAGGTCCTGCCCGACGGCACCTCCCAGGCGCACAGCTACGTCGCGCTGTTCGGCAGCTGGCGCGCGTCCGATGACCAGCGCATCAATCGCTTGACCGACGACTTCGCACCCGACGCCATGTTCACCTCGAACCGGCCGCTCACCGCGCGCCACCTGCGCGACTTCTTCCAGCTGCTCTACTACCAGGACCTGGCCGCCCGCGTGCGTCGGATCCTCGGCTCCGATCGCGCCGCCGGCGCGGTCGGCGAGACCGCGATCCTGTCGCGCGCGCTGGTCGAGAGCCGGAGTCAGTTCGTCGGGCCGCGCCGCTACGAGCACGAGGGCGACGTCGCGACGGCGCTCCGACCCGGCGATGAGGGGCGCTACGGCGCGCTCGTGATCGCCCACCCGCTCACCCGGCAGTTCATCGCTGACGGCGCCAAGCGGACCGTGCGGCCCTTCGATCTCACGCCGAACCGACCGGCCGCCACGCCCTACTTCTGGCTGGTCCCGAGCATCGAGCTGCTGGTGGGGCGGCTCCGCGTGCCGGTGCTCGACGACGTGGTGCTGGCCCTGCTCACCGCCGAGCGCGCGGCCCAGCCTGGCGCCGCCGAGCCCGAGGCTCCGCCGGCGGCCGAGCTCACGTCGGCCACGGTCCGGGACCTCGACTGGTCGGCCTGGTTGCTCGCGCTGTCGCGCGCGATCACCTCGGGGCGAGCGCTCACGCCGGCGGCGCAGGCCGCCATCGACGGCCTCGGGCCCGGCTTGGCGTCCGACCGCGACGTGCAGTTCCAGGCGTTCGAGCGCGCCGCCCGTGCGGCCACGAGCTACGACCGCGTCGGACGCGTCGGCCACGTGATCCTGCCGCTGATCGCGCAGTACGATCGCTACGACGAGCTCTCGCAGGTCTCGCTCGACGTGAGCGGAGCGCCGCCGCGCACCGGGCTCATCTGGGAGATCCCTGAGCTGGTCGTCGACGAGATCGATCGCTTCATGGGCGTGGTCAGCCCGGCCGCCGAGCAGACCGCCCAGGTGTCGGCCATGCTGCTCGAGCTGGCCGAGCAGCTGTCGCGTCTGCTCGGCGTCGCGCCCGGCGACCCGCTGACGTCGGTCCCCAGCATCCGATTCCGGATCGTGGCCGCGCTGTTTCCAGTGGTCGATCAGGTGGTGCGGTTCGTGCGCGGCCGCGACAGCTCGGACGCCGGGCGCTTGCGTCGCACCCAGCTCGCCGCGGTGCTGCCGCGCGGCGAGCCCTGGATCGAGCCGCGGGTCGCGCGCCTCGAGGCGATCCAGGCGGCGCTGACCCAGATGCTCGTCACCGGGCAGGATCGGTTCGGGTTCCGTGGGGTCAAGGTCAACGCCACCGCCGCCAGCCGGGAGAACTTCTTCGAGAGCGTCGGGCCCGGCGCCCGGGTGATGCTAGGCACCGCGTTCACGATCGACGGCGTCCGCTACCGCGTCCGCGAGCTCGAGCACAACCTCGAGTACCACGAGGCCTACGGGGTCGGGGCGGCCCGCCTGAACTCGCGGCTGATCGTCGACGGCCGCGCGTTGTCATGGGCGGACCGGGCCAGCGACCGGACGCCCTTGTTCGCGATCGAGCTGGGCACCGCGAGCAACGTCCGGACCATCACCGCGAACCAAGCCGACGACGCGCTGCTCGACACGATCTCGCGCGCGACCCAGATGTTCGGCCTGGTCGAGTCGATGCGCGAGCTGGGTGAGGCGCTCGAGACCTTCTCGATGCTCATGATCGACGCCGCGGAGTTCATCCCCGGCGCCGGGCAGGCCGTGATGGTGGCGCGCCTCGCGATGTTCGTGACCCAGTTCATCGCCAGCGGCGAGATGGACCAGCTGATCGCCCTGGTGCGCAACGACCCGCGGACGATCCTCGAGGGCGTGCAGACGGCGTTGGCCGGTCTGGTGCGGCCCGAGGTGTTGCTCGAGTTCTTCTTGTTCGGGGTCAACCACTTCGACGCCCTGGGGCGATCCACCGGCGCCGATCCGTCGAGTCGCCCGCTGATGCGCCAGACCGGCGGCCGCGGCCGGCTCGGCCGCGTGGTACGTCGACTGTGGAACTTCGGGCGCAACGTCCTGGCGATGTTCGGGCGCGTCCAGGCGCGCGTGCGTCAGCGGGCCGAGCGCACCCAGATGTACCTGCTGGGCAAGCCGTACGTGCCGCGGGTCTTGCGCTTCGCCGCCGACCACCTGCCGCACATGGCACTCATGGGAGCCCGGCTGGCCGACTTCGTCGACAACGCCAGCAACGCCGAGGCCACCATCCGGACCGCGATGGCCGACGTGCCGGGCACGCTGTCCCACTTCCTGGACGAGCTCGAGACCGTCCGGCTCCCGTACAACCTGATCGATCCCGCCGACATCCTGCACATCGTCGTCGATCTGGTCGTGCGCCGGCTCGGCGGCAAGTACCGCATCGCGATCGGCCTGATGCTGACGCTCCTCGACCGCGTCGGGCTGCGCCACGAGATCGAGGTCGCGATCGCCAACAAGCTGGTCGGCGCGTGGGACCCCAACGAGTTCTACCGCGGGATCTTCGGCGCGCCCGACGGCGAGGGGCGCGTCAACGATGGGCCGCTGGTCACGCCGCTCAAGTCGGTGCGCGACGACATCGTCGGCGGCGTCCTCGGCGCCATCGGGAGCATCCCGTTCTTGCCCGCCGACCTGCAGGCCGCGTTCAGCGCCGAGGCTACCGGCATGGCGGCGCGGCCGTTCTCGATCCAGTTCGATCGCGAGGGCTTCGAGGGTGAGTCCGACGAGGTCGAGGGCTACGACGCCCACCCGCCCGACCTGACGGTGCCGATCGCGGCCGCACCTGGCTTCGGCACCGGGGCGCCGCTGCCGCCCGCGTCGCGCCGCGCCGCGGAGGCTCGCTTCGGGCACGACTTCGCCCACGTGCGGGTCCACGACGACGCCGACGGCGCGCGCCTGACGCGCCGGTTCGGCGCCCAGGCGCTCACCAGCGGGAGCCACGTGTTCGTGCGACCAGGGCTGGCCCTCGGCGGGGGGCACGGCCGCGACGTGCTGAACCACGAGCTGACCCACGTGCTCCAGCAGACCGGCCCGCGCGTGCTCGGGGGGGGCCACGATCCCCGCGCTATCGCCGGGACGCCGGGTCGCGGGCTGCGCATCGACCCGGCGCGCGAGGTGGCCGCGGACCGCATCTCGACCTCGCTGCGCGATCATGTCGCGACCCGTCCGGTCGACGTCGGTGCGCCAGGAGCGCACGGCCTCCAGCCGACGTTCGGTGAGGCGTGGATCCAGCGGGTCACCGACCTGATGACGTCATCGGCGGTGGCGGCCCACGCCGCGAGCCCCGCGGCCGGCTCGACGGCGTCGCACCTACCATCGGAGCTCCGGGGCCAGGTCAGCAACGTCGCCACCGACCTGCGCGCGCGCTTCAACGCCGCGCCCAACGCGAGCGATGGCGTCACGTACGCGTCGCCGTGGCACCACGCCACGCCGGCGGCGCAGCTCAAGGCCTACGTCCTGGACAGCACGCGCTGGGCCCTCATCAGCGACGCGGTCGAGGCGCTCGCGCGCAACGCCAGCCGCCCGCGATCCGCGCCCGCCAGCGGCGCCCCAGCCACCGCGACGACGACCGCGCCGCTCGAGCTCGACGTGGCCGACTTCGAGGCCCAGCTGAGCCGGCACATCCTGGACGTCACCGGCATCCTGGTCCACATCGACTTTCCGCGGCCGCACCAGGCCCCACCGGCGCCGCTGCGGATGGGCGTCGTCCGCGTCATCACGATCCACCTGCCGATCATCTCCTCGAACTCGACGTTGTTTCGGCAGGCGTTCGATCCGGTGTTCACGGCCCTCAGCGGTCGCATCGCGGGGGTGTCACGGGAGCGCGTGATGCGCTGGACGCAGTCGTACCTCGAGGGGGTCCGCGGCCTCGAGGCCTCGAACTGGACGACCGCGTCGACGGCGCCGCACTACCGCCTGACCGACTCGGTCCTCTCGGCGATCGAGGCGCTCATCCGGGCCAACGCCGGCGGCGCATCGCCGCTCACCGCCGCCAGCCTTCCGCCCGCGGCCGAGTACGCCGACACCAGCGCCCGCGGCACCATCCAGGGCGGCCAGGTCGGCCTGCGCGTCGGCGTGTTCGGCGACAGCACCCAGCGTGGCCCAGAGCGCGAATCGCACCACGTCACGCAGTTCGTCTTGCTCGAGTTCTTCGCCAACCTCCACAGCTCGGTGCGCGCCTTCCCCCACGCGTCGCAGCCGGCGCTCTACGGCGGCACTGGCACCGCCGACGCGCTGGCCACCACCGGCTCCGGGACACCCCCGCACGTCACCGCGTTCGGCGACGTCGGGATGCCGACCACGGTCGCCGGCACCAGCGCCTCGCAGCGCGGCCCCGGCATGCCCGCGGTGCTGCTGGCCGCTGAGACGCATCGCAACGCGCGCCTGCACATCCACAACGCGCCCGACGAGTTCTTCGGCGCGCCGGTCGCGGCCACTGGCTCGGCGGACATCCTGCGCGCCTGGTACCACCAGGAGCTGCGCGCGCGCCTCCCGGGCCACGCGGGCTCCGGGGGCGACTTCGTGGCGGCGGAGGCGTCCGGGCCAGCCGCGATGCAGGCCTACGTCACGTCGACGCCGCCCACCGTGCCCGATCCGCGCGCGCGCGTCGCGACCGCGATCGGCGCGTCGATGAAGGCCACGTACGCGCGGCTCCGCGACTTCATGCAGCCGCGGCTGCGCATCGGCCTCTACACCGTCGAGCGCCAGTACTATCAGACCGTCGCGGCCCAGGCTGGGCACGCCAGTTCGTCGGCGCATCACCTGACACCGTTGCAGGTCTCGCGCGTGTTCAGCGCCGCGGTGGCGCGCAATCGCACCGTGTTCGAGGCCGACAACCACTGGCAATGA
- a CDS encoding RluA family pseudouridine synthase → MDAVRWFEPPPSPAEVPAVMPSPFALGPPHPLAARAAAELVAELRADPRPLDGDAGGKMFGVLVVHDAAGRVGYLRGFSGMLRGAWFVDGFAPPLFDPDDRARFWPAGEAELAGRTAAVAAAAAHLAEVTTARAAQLAEHAAARAILDDELGARRAARHLGRSATGDAAALAAFDAHSREDGRRRREQVAAQRAARAALDVAVAEATTAHAQLDADRAACSRALYARVGAGYVVTSARGARHALAALYAPGPPPGGAGDCAAPKLIAHAHRLGLTPVALAELWWGPPRDGRFAGGFYPACRGKCGPLVPVLLDGVLVEPAPEPGADAVGPDEPAVLFADAWIVVVAKPVGLLSVPGRSGRLRDCVATRLRARAPGLDGPVVVHRLDLDTSGLLVCARDPATHAALQARFARREVAKRYVAIVDGDVADDAGTIELPLRLDPDDRPRQVVDAVHGKAARTDYRVLARADGRTRLALYPVTGRTHQLRVHCATGLGAPIVGDRLYGRAPPPADQRLLLHAEALAFTHPHTGGRIELTLPAPF, encoded by the coding sequence ATGGACGCCGTGCGCTGGTTCGAGCCGCCGCCGTCGCCGGCCGAGGTGCCGGCGGTGATGCCGAGCCCGTTCGCGCTCGGCCCGCCGCACCCGCTGGCGGCGCGGGCCGCGGCCGAGCTCGTGGCCGAGCTGCGCGCCGATCCGCGCCCGCTCGACGGCGACGCCGGCGGCAAGATGTTCGGCGTGCTGGTCGTGCACGACGCCGCCGGGCGCGTCGGCTACCTGCGCGGGTTCTCCGGCATGCTGCGCGGCGCCTGGTTCGTCGACGGCTTCGCGCCGCCGCTGTTCGACCCCGACGACCGCGCGCGGTTCTGGCCGGCGGGCGAGGCCGAGCTCGCCGGACGCACCGCCGCGGTGGCGGCGGCCGCGGCGCACCTCGCGGAGGTGACGACGGCGCGCGCGGCCCAGCTCGCCGAGCACGCGGCCGCGCGGGCGATCCTCGACGACGAGCTCGGGGCGCGTCGGGCCGCGCGCCACCTGGGCCGGAGCGCGACCGGCGACGCCGCGGCGCTGGCGGCGTTCGACGCGCACAGCCGCGAGGACGGTCGCCGCCGGCGCGAGCAGGTCGCGGCCCAGCGCGCGGCGCGGGCCGCGCTCGACGTCGCGGTCGCCGAGGCGACGACGGCGCACGCGCAGCTCGACGCCGACCGCGCCGCGTGCTCGCGCGCGCTCTACGCCCGGGTCGGCGCGGGCTACGTCGTCACCAGCGCCCGCGGCGCGCGCCACGCGCTGGCGGCCCTGTACGCGCCCGGCCCGCCGCCCGGCGGCGCCGGCGACTGCGCCGCGCCCAAGCTGATCGCCCACGCGCACCGCCTCGGGCTCACGCCGGTGGCGCTGGCCGAGCTGTGGTGGGGCCCCCCTCGCGACGGCCGCTTCGCCGGCGGCTTCTACCCCGCGTGCCGCGGCAAGTGCGGGCCGCTGGTGCCGGTCCTGCTCGACGGCGTCCTGGTCGAGCCCGCGCCCGAGCCTGGCGCCGACGCGGTCGGCCCCGACGAGCCGGCCGTGCTGTTCGCCGACGCCTGGATCGTCGTCGTCGCCAAGCCGGTCGGCCTCTTGTCGGTGCCCGGTCGCAGCGGCCGGCTCCGCGACTGCGTGGCGACGCGCCTGCGCGCGCGCGCGCCCGGCCTCGACGGCCCCGTCGTCGTGCATCGGCTCGACCTCGACACGTCGGGGCTGCTGGTGTGCGCGCGCGATCCGGCCACCCACGCCGCGCTGCAGGCGCGGTTCGCGCGCCGCGAGGTCGCCAAGCGCTACGTCGCGATCGTCGACGGCGACGTCGCCGACGACGCCGGGACGATCGAGCTGCCGCTGCGCCTCGATCCCGACGATCGGCCGCGCCAGGTCGTCGACGCGGTCCACGGCAAGGCCGCCCGCACCGACTACCGCGTGCTGGCGCGCGCCGACGGGCGCACGCGCCTGGCGCTCTACCCGGTCACCGGCCGCACCCACCAGCTGCGCGTCCACTGCGCCACCGGCCTCGGCGCGCCCATCGTCGGCGACCGGCTCTACGGCCGCGCGCCGCCGCCCGCCGACCAGCGCCTGCTCCTGCACGCCGAGGCCCTGGCGTTCACGCACCCGCACACCGGCGGGCGGATCGAGCTGACGCTGCCCGCGCCGTTCTGA